The following coding sequences are from one Devosia neptuniae window:
- a CDS encoding CBASS cGAMP synthase translates to MALNAHRLFENQTTYGSFHSAITVTENQENQLRAARDDIRSALKRGLRDWADVVEKAILFEDVASSFPTPPLRPRFHMQGSFSYRTQVEPAQFPPQQIDLDDGLFLPVSYLTNNGARHPVVASKGLFAAVERILLPLCKTKGWKLGDPKDSCVRVEISQTAHVDVALYAIPDAQFAQLVEDAAAAQLQKGLVDNAARIRDEVEFDADLYRRISGSEIMLAHRKEGWKPSDPRKLGDWYQTAVDNHGSQVRRVSKYLKGWRDFQWESSRLSSIAIMAGIVAAYDADPQGFEDSRDDLAILSIAKTLPAFLSARIDNPVVDGQRLDEGWSADQRNEYVAAASSLANLVRRAIEMSASPTEAVRLLQEAFGQRIPKHEDLIEVEALPAPAVVRSAEYREQVAAAAVSDVRQAGTATRPWSSRNK, encoded by the coding sequence ATGGCCTTGAATGCCCACCGCCTGTTCGAGAACCAAACGACCTACGGCAGTTTTCATAGCGCTATCACGGTTACGGAGAATCAAGAGAACCAGCTTCGCGCCGCTCGCGACGATATTCGCTCTGCTCTGAAGCGCGGTCTGCGCGACTGGGCTGACGTGGTCGAAAAGGCGATTTTGTTTGAGGACGTGGCCTCCAGCTTCCCGACTCCGCCGCTACGTCCGCGATTTCACATGCAGGGTAGCTTTTCCTATCGTACTCAGGTTGAACCTGCACAGTTTCCACCTCAGCAGATCGATCTGGACGACGGGCTATTCTTGCCGGTCTCCTACCTGACGAACAATGGCGCTAGGCATCCGGTCGTTGCCAGCAAAGGGCTCTTCGCGGCAGTCGAGCGGATTTTGCTGCCTCTGTGCAAGACCAAGGGCTGGAAGTTGGGCGATCCCAAAGACTCTTGCGTGCGAGTAGAGATTTCTCAAACGGCACACGTGGACGTAGCACTTTATGCGATTCCTGACGCGCAGTTCGCTCAACTGGTTGAAGACGCTGCTGCCGCGCAGTTGCAGAAGGGCCTGGTGGACAATGCAGCACGCATACGTGATGAGGTCGAGTTTGACGCTGACCTCTACCGCCGCATTAGTGGAAGCGAAATTATGCTTGCGCACCGGAAGGAAGGTTGGAAGCCGTCCGATCCTCGCAAGTTGGGCGATTGGTACCAAACAGCCGTTGATAACCATGGTAGCCAAGTCAGACGGGTTTCAAAGTACCTTAAGGGCTGGCGCGACTTCCAGTGGGAGAGTTCTCGCCTATCATCTATCGCAATAATGGCGGGCATCGTTGCGGCCTACGACGCTGATCCCCAGGGGTTCGAAGATAGCCGCGATGACCTAGCCATTCTGTCGATTGCCAAGACCCTTCCGGCCTTTTTGTCGGCGAGGATCGACAACCCTGTTGTAGACGGCCAGCGGCTAGACGAGGGGTGGTCTGCGGATCAGCGCAATGAGTATGTGGCGGCGGCCAGCAGCTTGGCTAATTTGGTGCGGAGAGCGATCGAAATGTCCGCCTCACCAACTGAGGCAGTACGTCTACTGCAAGAGGCATTCGGTCAGCGAATTCCGAAACACGAAGACTTAATAGAAGTAGAAGCTCTGCCGGCGCCTGCGGTCGTGCGTTCGGCCGAATATCGTGAACAGGTGGCCGCCGCAGCAGTAAGCGACGTTCGGCAGGCAGGAACTGCAACACGTCCGTGGAGCTCGCGAAACAAATAG
- a CDS encoding LysR family transcriptional regulator, which translates to MTQDLARIRAFVQVFDSGGFSSAARQHGRSKALLSKYVTDLEDYLGVRLMNRTTRKLSLTEAGEAYYREASALLQQLDDLDATITDQTAEPRGLLRVSAPRNFGEDTLAPAIFAYLAKYPKVTLDLRLEDRYVDLVDEGIDVALRISTLQDSSLIARKIADMHIVIGGAPSLLKTLGTPEHPDALRTMPCIVDTNLQGQSNWRFIDEEGKTISIPVSGPVRVNSPLAARQAAVLGLGFAALPSYLADPAVAKGELVPVLTRYLQTGQTLQAVYPHRRHLAGKVRALIDHLVEWFQKHPIS; encoded by the coding sequence ATGACACAGGACCTGGCCCGTATTCGTGCCTTTGTGCAGGTGTTCGATTCCGGTGGCTTTTCATCGGCGGCGCGCCAGCATGGGCGCTCCAAGGCGCTGCTCAGCAAATATGTGACCGACCTTGAGGATTATCTGGGCGTGCGGCTGATGAACCGCACGACGCGCAAGCTGAGCCTGACCGAGGCGGGGGAAGCCTATTATCGCGAGGCCAGCGCGCTGCTGCAGCAACTGGATGACCTGGACGCGACCATCACCGACCAGACCGCCGAGCCGCGCGGGCTGTTGCGGGTGTCGGCGCCGCGCAATTTCGGCGAGGATACGCTGGCGCCGGCGATTTTCGCGTATCTGGCCAAATATCCCAAGGTGACGCTCGATCTGCGGCTGGAGGATCGCTATGTCGATCTGGTCGACGAGGGGATCGATGTGGCGCTGCGGATTTCCACGCTGCAGGATTCTTCGCTGATCGCCCGCAAGATTGCCGATATGCACATCGTGATTGGCGGGGCGCCATCGCTGCTCAAAACGCTGGGCACGCCCGAGCACCCCGATGCGCTACGCACCATGCCCTGCATTGTCGACACCAATCTGCAGGGGCAATCGAACTGGCGGTTCATCGATGAGGAGGGCAAAACCATCTCCATTCCGGTGAGCGGACCAGTGCGGGTCAATTCTCCGTTAGCGGCGCGGCAGGCGGCCGTTCTCGGTCTCGGCTTTGCCGCATTGCCATCCTACCTCGCTGATCCGGCAGTGGCCAAAGGTGAGCTCGTTCCCGTGCTGACCCGCTATCTGCAAACCGGCCAGACGCTGCAGGCGGTGTATCCGCACCGCCGGCACCTGGCGGGCAAGGTGCGGGCGCTGATCGACCATCTGGTCGAGTGGTTCCAGAAGCATCCGATCAGTTAG
- the hemH gene encoding ferrochelatase: MSQILPADHPPVQTPKIGVVLLNLGTPDATDYWSVRRYLKEFLSDPRVIETPKWLWWPILNLVILSFRPKKSGHAYAQIWDKDKNESPLRVITRNQTEALAQRLAGESNVMVEFAMRYGNPSTKSVLDKLQQAGCQKILLVPLYPQYSATTTATANDKAFEALGQMRWQPAVRTAPAYFDDAKYVEVLAKSIRDGVAALDFVPDLVITSYHGMPVEYLERGDPYHCQCLKTTRLVREHLGWDESRIMVTFQSRFGPTKWLEPYTDVTLGALPGKGIKKVAILAPAFSADCIETLEEIAMQGKETFMQAGGEQFAYIPCLNDSPDGMDMIEAMVRRELSGWL; encoded by the coding sequence ATGTCCCAAATTCTTCCTGCCGATCATCCGCCTGTGCAGACGCCGAAAATCGGCGTGGTGCTGCTCAATCTGGGTACGCCTGACGCGACGGATTACTGGAGCGTGCGCCGCTATCTCAAGGAATTCCTGAGTGATCCGCGTGTCATCGAGACGCCGAAATGGCTGTGGTGGCCGATTCTCAATCTGGTGATCCTGAGCTTCCGGCCCAAGAAAAGCGGCCATGCTTATGCGCAGATCTGGGACAAGGACAAGAACGAGAGCCCGCTGCGGGTGATTACCCGTAACCAGACCGAGGCGCTGGCGCAGCGGCTGGCGGGCGAGAGCAATGTGATGGTGGAATTTGCCATGCGCTATGGCAATCCATCGACCAAAAGCGTGCTGGACAAGCTGCAGCAGGCGGGTTGCCAGAAGATTTTGCTGGTGCCGCTTTATCCGCAATATTCGGCGACGACGACCGCGACCGCCAATGACAAGGCGTTCGAGGCGCTGGGCCAGATGCGCTGGCAGCCGGCGGTGCGGACGGCGCCGGCCTATTTCGATGATGCGAAATATGTCGAGGTGCTGGCCAAGTCGATCCGCGATGGCGTGGCGGCGCTGGATTTTGTGCCGGACCTAGTGATCACCAGCTATCACGGCATGCCGGTAGAGTATTTGGAACGCGGCGACCCCTATCATTGCCAGTGTCTCAAGACGACGCGGCTGGTGCGCGAGCATTTGGGCTGGGACGAAAGCCGCATCATGGTGACGTTCCAATCCCGCTTCGGGCCGACCAAATGGCTGGAGCCCTATACCGATGTGACGCTGGGGGCGCTGCCGGGCAAGGGGATCAAGAAAGTTGCGATCCTGGCGCCGGCCTTTTCGGCCGACTGTATCGAGACGCTGGAAGAGATCGCCATGCAGGGCAAGGAAACCTTCATGCAGGCCGGGGGCGAGCAATTCGCCTATATTCCGTGCCTCAATGACAGCCCGGATGGCATGGACATGATCGAGGCGATGGTGCGCCGAGAGCTGAGCGGCTGGCTTTAA
- a CDS encoding SH3 domain-containing protein, translated as MRALPLAALAALLLVTPALAEPLARVKGGNIDVRTGPGTRYDIIGKLADGAQVPLDECTRDGRWCRVSGSGWVRASYLVGWSAKMRVTQPDFIGGGPWFTFNDSDDEDRGILD; from the coding sequence ATGCGCGCCCTGCCCCTTGCGGCCCTCGCCGCCCTGCTGCTCGTCACCCCGGCCCTGGCCGAGCCGCTGGCCCGCGTCAAGGGTGGCAATATCGATGTGCGCACCGGCCCCGGCACCCGCTATGACATTATCGGCAAGCTGGCCGATGGCGCCCAGGTACCGCTCGACGAATGCACCCGCGACGGTCGCTGGTGCCGGGTCAGCGGTTCCGGCTGGGTGCGGGCGAGCTATCTCGTCGGCTGGTCCGCCAAGATGCGCGTCACCCAGCCCGATTTCATCGGCGGCGGCCCCTGGTTCACCTTCAACGACAGCGACGACGAGGATCGGGGGATTCTGGATTAG
- a CDS encoding MarR family winged helix-turn-helix transcriptional regulator yields the protein MSKPSSRSTLYRLIEAGQLAHKALLLPLLERGLEPGDDAVLFELGRSGATEADLASQLGLPVENLAARLTRLIERELVTRQAVGPELAPGVALTPRGIRIRNGLADHWAQLEEALLGELKPKPRKKLATTLKRFVDLLKL from the coding sequence ATGTCCAAACCCTCGTCCCGCTCCACGCTCTACCGGCTGATCGAAGCCGGCCAGCTCGCCCACAAGGCCCTGCTGCTGCCGCTGCTCGAACGCGGGCTTGAGCCCGGCGACGATGCGGTCCTGTTCGAACTCGGCCGCTCCGGCGCCACCGAGGCCGATCTCGCCAGCCAATTGGGCCTCCCGGTCGAGAACCTTGCGGCGCGCCTCACCCGCCTCATCGAGCGCGAATTGGTCACCCGCCAGGCCGTTGGCCCAGAACTGGCCCCCGGCGTCGCCCTCACCCCCCGCGGCATCCGCATCCGCAATGGCCTGGCCGACCACTGGGCGCAACTCGAAGAAGCCCTGCTCGGCGAGCTGAAACCCAAACCCCGCAAGAAACTGGCCACGACGCTGAAGCGCTTCGTGGATTTGCTGAAGCTCTAA
- a CDS encoding YciI family protein has product MKFITFVHTTNAAEAGPPPPALMQAIVALGMEAGAALVETGGMSDTATVKVRRSQLITDGPFAETKELIGGYAIYDLPTEAQIVSWAQRFADLHRQHWPQWEGEITIQQLHGFDMPG; this is encoded by the coding sequence ATGAAGTTCATCACCTTCGTCCACACTACCAATGCCGCCGAAGCCGGCCCACCACCGCCCGCCTTGATGCAGGCGATCGTCGCGCTGGGCATGGAGGCCGGTGCCGCCTTGGTGGAAACCGGCGGCATGTCCGATACCGCCACCGTCAAGGTCCGCCGCAGCCAGCTCATCACCGACGGTCCCTTCGCCGAAACCAAGGAACTCATCGGCGGCTACGCCATCTACGACCTGCCCACCGAGGCCCAGATCGTCTCTTGGGCCCAGCGCTTCGCCGACCTCCACCGCCAGCATTGGCCCCAGTGGGAAGGCGAAATCACCATCCAGCAACTGCACGGCTTCGATATGCCAGGGTGA
- a CDS encoding creatininase family protein: MATHFAEQLTAPEFARFAGPHTIAVLPVAAIEPHGPHLPLSTDCDIARGHLGRLADYVSPEHELLVLPLQSIGHSLEHSGFAGVFTHGAETLLAAWSDVVGAAVEAGVRKLIVVSSHGGNSEVVALLATRLRAQRDMLAVSAAWLRFGQPEGLFAGNELAYGIHGGDIETSLMLHYWPDAVRQQQLADFDSAASRWDAETRWLKTHGRTRPGWLSRDLNPQGAAGNALLASAEKGAASADHALRGFAQLVDEVAAFDLGRLE, from the coding sequence TTGGCCACCCATTTTGCCGAACAGCTGACCGCACCGGAATTTGCCCGCTTTGCCGGACCGCACACCATTGCCGTGCTGCCGGTGGCCGCCATCGAGCCGCATGGGCCGCATCTGCCGCTGTCGACCGATTGCGATATTGCGCGGGGGCATCTGGGCCGGCTGGCCGATTATGTGAGCCCCGAGCACGAATTGCTGGTGCTGCCGCTGCAGAGCATCGGGCATAGCCTCGAGCATTCGGGCTTTGCCGGGGTGTTTACCCATGGCGCGGAAACGCTGCTGGCGGCGTGGAGCGATGTGGTTGGCGCGGCGGTCGAGGCGGGCGTGCGCAAGCTGATCGTGGTGTCGAGCCATGGCGGCAATTCAGAGGTTGTGGCGCTTTTGGCGACGCGGTTGCGGGCGCAGCGGGACATGCTGGCGGTGAGCGCGGCCTGGCTGCGGTTTGGCCAGCCCGAGGGGTTGTTTGCCGGCAATGAGCTGGCCTATGGCATTCATGGCGGCGATATCGAAACCTCGCTGATGCTGCATTATTGGCCTGATGCGGTGCGACAGCAGCAGCTGGCGGATTTTGATTCGGCGGCGTCGCGCTGGGATGCGGAGACGCGCTGGCTCAAGACGCATGGACGGACGCGGCCGGGTTGGCTGAGCCGCGATCTCAATCCGCAGGGCGCGGCGGGCAATGCCCTGTTGGCGAGTGCGGAAAAGGGCGCGGCGAGCGCGGATCATGCCTTGCGCGGCTTTGCCCAATTGGTGGATGAGGTGGCGGCGTTTGATCTGGGCAGGTTGGAGTAG
- a CDS encoding SH3 domain-containing protein — protein MALRTKLIAGGLAAFAVLATATAAMAAPAYVTSNVNVRSGPGTGYGVVDTLRRGEQVDVQQCRGSWCYVEKRGPDGWVSANYLSAGGNGGGWDNGWNRPPPPPPTWNPRPPRPPHWGGGWDRPRPPHWGGGWDGRPPRPQPIYPGNPGGGSVCFNGPNGYVCMGN, from the coding sequence ATGGCTTTGAGAACCAAACTCATCGCTGGCGGACTGGCGGCTTTTGCAGTGCTTGCAACCGCTACGGCCGCTATGGCTGCCCCGGCCTATGTCACCAGCAATGTCAATGTGCGGTCCGGCCCCGGCACCGGCTATGGCGTGGTCGATACACTGCGCCGTGGCGAACAGGTTGACGTGCAGCAGTGCCGCGGCAGCTGGTGCTATGTCGAGAAGCGCGGCCCCGATGGCTGGGTTTCCGCCAATTATCTGAGCGCCGGCGGCAATGGCGGCGGTTGGGACAATGGCTGGAACCGTCCGCCTCCGCCCCCGCCGACCTGGAACCCGCGTCCCCCGCGTCCGCCCCATTGGGGTGGTGGCTGGGACCGCCCGCGCCCACCCCATTGGGGTGGTGGTTGGGATGGCCGCCCACCGCGTCCGCAGCCCATCTATCCGGGTAATCCGGGTGGCGGCAGCGTCTGCTTCAACGGCCCCAACGGTTATGTCTGCATGGGCAACTAG
- a CDS encoding SDR family oxidoreductase: protein MSNFTPPSPHVPVALVTGAGERIGAAIALALAQSGYAVIAHYRRNADGAQRVVAQIESGGGRAMAIQADLADRSQRAHLVADAARPFGPLTTLINNASIYERDSARDLDEALWDAHFAIHAEAPAFLSRDFAAQLPAGVSGNIINIIDERVLDLSPAYFSYTLSKSVLWTMTRTLAQSLAPAIRVNAVAPGPAVAPPAIPQDKFDQRRAELPLQTAADANGIAQGVMAILGLASMTGQMLALDGGEHLEFPAHRRPTPRS, encoded by the coding sequence ATGAGCAATTTCACACCCCCATCGCCGCATGTTCCCGTTGCCCTGGTCACCGGCGCGGGCGAACGCATTGGCGCCGCTATCGCACTGGCCCTGGCGCAGTCCGGCTATGCCGTCATCGCTCATTATCGGCGCAATGCCGATGGCGCCCAGCGAGTCGTAGCACAAATCGAGTCGGGGGGTGGGCGGGCCATGGCCATCCAGGCCGATCTGGCCGATCGCAGCCAGCGCGCGCATCTGGTGGCGGACGCCGCCCGCCCTTTCGGCCCGCTGACCACGCTGATCAACAATGCCTCGATCTACGAGCGCGACAGCGCCCGCGACCTTGACGAGGCGCTGTGGGATGCCCATTTCGCCATTCATGCCGAGGCGCCCGCCTTCCTGTCGCGCGATTTCGCCGCGCAACTGCCCGCAGGCGTATCCGGCAATATCATCAACATCATCGATGAACGCGTGCTCGATCTCTCCCCCGCCTATTTCAGCTATACGCTCAGCAAATCCGTGCTCTGGACCATGACGCGCACCCTGGCCCAGTCCTTGGCGCCCGCCATCCGCGTCAATGCTGTAGCGCCCGGCCCCGCCGTCGCCCCGCCCGCCATTCCCCAGGACAAGTTCGACCAGCGCCGCGCCGAACTGCCCCTGCAAACGGCTGCCGATGCCAATGGCATTGCCCAGGGCGTCATGGCCATTCTGGGCCTGGCCAGCATGACCGGGCAGATGCTTGCCCTCGATGGCGGCGAACACCTCGAATTTCCGGCCCATCGCCGGCCGACCCCACGATCATGA
- a CDS encoding DMT family transporter, protein MSVTALDGRSNLVGRAIFLTLVTIAVFGVQDAISKILVQDYSSFQITMMRYWGFAAFALVMVMRQAPLRQAFRSKVPAWQVLRGLLLMADIWLFALALRTVPLGELQAITVIYPLLVTLFAIPILGEKVGIFRFVAVGVGFAGALVIVRPGGLPLDWGVLFALASATLYALYIVITRKVSAHDSAATSMTYAAVVGLVLSGLVGCFFWQPMGWVDFALVVVVMATTCAGHGLMTYALTMAPASVLQPFNYFSLPWAIVLSALVFGHWIDGISLIGAGIIVVAGLVVMARERMRKVGVPAEASLPGHE, encoded by the coding sequence ATGTCCGTTACTGCCCTTGACGGGCGCAGCAATCTCGTCGGCCGCGCCATTTTCCTCACCCTCGTGACCATAGCCGTATTCGGCGTGCAGGACGCGATCTCCAAAATCCTGGTGCAGGACTATTCGAGCTTTCAGATCACCATGATGCGCTATTGGGGCTTTGCCGCCTTTGCGCTGGTGATGGTGATGCGGCAAGCGCCGCTGCGGCAGGCATTCCGCTCCAAGGTGCCGGCATGGCAGGTGCTGCGCGGATTGTTGCTGATGGCCGATATCTGGCTGTTTGCCTTGGCGCTGCGCACCGTGCCGCTGGGCGAATTGCAGGCCATTACCGTGATCTATCCGCTATTGGTCACGCTGTTCGCCATTCCCATTCTGGGCGAAAAGGTCGGCATTTTCCGGTTTGTTGCCGTCGGGGTCGGCTTTGCCGGTGCACTGGTCATCGTGCGGCCCGGCGGTTTGCCGCTCGATTGGGGCGTGCTGTTCGCTTTGGCCTCGGCGACGCTCTATGCGCTCTATATTGTCATTACCCGCAAAGTCAGCGCGCACGACAGCGCCGCCACCAGCATGACCTATGCCGCAGTGGTTGGGCTCGTATTGTCCGGTCTTGTCGGCTGTTTCTTCTGGCAGCCGATGGGGTGGGTCGATTTTGCGCTGGTCGTCGTGGTCATGGCCACCACCTGCGCCGGCCATGGGCTGATGACCTATGCCCTGACGATGGCGCCGGCGAGCGTCTTGCAGCCGTTCAATTACTTCTCGTTGCCATGGGCGATCGTGCTCAGCGCATTGGTCTTCGGGCACTGGATCGACGGCATTTCGCTGATCGGGGCGGGGATCATCGTGGTGGCGGGGCTGGTGGTGATGGCGCGGGAGCGGATGCGCAAGGTGGGCGTGCCGGCCGAGGCGAGCCTGCCGGGCCACGAATGA
- a CDS encoding HoxN/HupN/NixA family nickel/cobalt transporter, whose amino-acid sequence MSVWNLARLLAVVLAGLLTLVAPALAHPHIFIDAKVSVQFDDSGAVVGLKHDWTFDEAFSSWVIQGLDTNGDRITSPEELQSLADENVQGLGEFEFYTFAGSQVSLLKFQALGDQHMVYENGRVTLSYSLKTERPHPVGQRFELGVYDPDYYVAITFADKSDVTLENAPGSCAVTLDPPKEMDPGVQSRLYALGPDVTELPPDLAAAMRGTQGMIVITCGDAPAAAPSTALDAINDVAVVKPSIPFGGPPPEPSIKLPRLGFLGPMQDWLREQERHFYGAMNASLGALRTDWTAFWLLGGLSFLYGVLHAAGPGHGKIVISSYVLANEAQARRGVLLSIISAMIQSAVAVLFVLVAAGILGMTSIAMGNAANWIGIVSYGMVALLGVWLIARKLFGWGHSHHHHHADDMAQKAHAHLHEDDHDHHGHDHDHAHHEHGHHEHEHDDHDHHGHQHIVTPEAASGSWREQLGVVLAVGLRPCSGALVVLVFALSQGLLAAGIVAVFLMGAGTAITVAALATLAVTAKGLARRIGGVDNPVTTAVLWWAELAGAVLVLVFGVLLLIASL is encoded by the coding sequence GTGAGCGTTTGGAATTTGGCCCGCCTGCTGGCGGTGGTTTTGGCTGGTCTGCTGACCCTGGTGGCGCCGGCATTGGCGCATCCGCATATTTTCATCGATGCCAAGGTGAGCGTGCAGTTCGATGATAGCGGCGCTGTCGTGGGGCTCAAGCATGACTGGACCTTTGACGAAGCGTTTTCGTCCTGGGTGATCCAGGGGCTCGACACCAATGGCGATCGGATCACCAGCCCCGAGGAATTGCAGAGCCTGGCGGACGAGAATGTGCAGGGGCTCGGCGAATTTGAATTCTACACCTTTGCTGGCTCGCAGGTTTCGCTGCTGAAATTCCAGGCCCTGGGCGACCAGCACATGGTCTATGAGAATGGGCGGGTGACGCTGAGCTATTCGCTCAAAACCGAGCGGCCGCATCCGGTGGGGCAAAGGTTTGAGCTGGGGGTTTATGACCCCGATTATTATGTGGCCATCACCTTTGCCGACAAAAGCGATGTGACGCTGGAGAATGCGCCGGGCAGTTGCGCGGTGACGCTCGATCCGCCCAAGGAGATGGACCCTGGCGTGCAGAGCCGGCTTTATGCGCTGGGGCCGGACGTGACCGAATTGCCGCCGGATCTCGCCGCAGCGATGCGGGGTACGCAGGGGATGATCGTGATCACCTGTGGCGATGCGCCAGCTGCGGCGCCCTCGACGGCGCTGGATGCGATCAATGACGTGGCGGTGGTCAAGCCCTCGATTCCGTTTGGCGGGCCGCCGCCGGAGCCGAGTATCAAACTGCCACGCCTCGGGTTTCTCGGCCCGATGCAGGACTGGCTGCGGGAGCAGGAGCGGCACTTTTATGGCGCGATGAATGCCTCGCTCGGGGCGCTGCGCACGGACTGGACAGCGTTCTGGCTGCTGGGTGGCCTGAGCTTTCTCTATGGCGTGCTGCATGCGGCCGGGCCAGGGCACGGCAAGATTGTCATCTCCTCCTATGTGCTAGCCAACGAGGCGCAGGCGCGGCGCGGGGTGCTGCTCAGCATTATCTCGGCGATGATCCAGTCCGCGGTGGCGGTGCTGTTCGTGCTGGTGGCGGCCGGGATTTTGGGCATGACGAGCATTGCCATGGGCAATGCGGCGAACTGGATCGGCATTGTCTCCTACGGGATGGTGGCGCTGCTGGGCGTGTGGCTGATTGCGCGCAAGCTGTTTGGCTGGGGCCATTCGCACCATCACCACCATGCTGATGACATGGCGCAGAAGGCGCATGCGCATTTGCATGAGGATGATCATGATCACCATGGGCATGACCATGACCACGCCCATCATGAGCACGGACATCATGAGCATGAGCACGATGACCATGATCACCACGGTCACCAGCATATCGTGACGCCGGAAGCGGCGAGCGGGAGTTGGCGGGAGCAATTGGGCGTGGTGCTGGCGGTGGGGCTGCGGCCCTGTTCGGGCGCGCTGGTGGTGCTGGTCTTTGCGCTGTCGCAGGGGCTGCTCGCGGCGGGGATTGTCGCCGTGTTCCTGATGGGGGCGGGGACGGCGATCACGGTGGCGGCGTTGGCGACTTTGGCGGTGACGGCCAAGGGGCTGGCGCGGCGGATCGGGGGCGTTGATAATCCGGTGACCACCGCTGTGCTGTGGTGGGCGGAACTGGCGGGCGCCGTGCTGGTGCTGGTATTTGGGGTGTTGCTGTTGATTGCGAGTTTGTAG